The Endozoicomonas montiporae CL-33 genome contains a region encoding:
- a CDS encoding DUF1007 family protein encodes MSFALMLSGSPAVLAHPHSWIDMKTHIEGKEGVITGFQMEWIFDAMSSAFMLEGEKKSPQALRKALDGLTASVMENIKNEHYFTHFLDGNRSVDFGTATDATFSRNRARLVLTFNLPLLKPQPLRKDSLKLEIFEPTHYTDMSWPAKNSVSLSDELAKQCELELVRPNPTPQQMSYALALPEDADPDHTLGQLFTQSIRFHCSVNQQLTPGKASKEVRK; translated from the coding sequence GTGTCGTTTGCTCTTATGCTTTCAGGCTCTCCTGCTGTTCTTGCTCACCCGCATTCATGGATTGATATGAAAACCCATATTGAAGGCAAAGAGGGTGTGATAACTGGCTTTCAGATGGAATGGATTTTCGATGCCATGTCATCAGCCTTTATGCTGGAAGGCGAGAAAAAATCCCCGCAGGCATTACGAAAAGCGCTGGACGGGCTTACTGCCTCTGTCATGGAAAATATAAAGAACGAACACTATTTTACGCATTTTCTGGATGGTAACAGGTCTGTCGATTTCGGAACGGCCACAGATGCAACATTCAGTCGCAACCGTGCCAGACTCGTTCTGACGTTTAATTTGCCATTGTTAAAACCGCAGCCTTTGAGGAAAGACTCACTGAAGTTAGAAATTTTCGAGCCAACCCACTACACCGATATGAGCTGGCCTGCCAAAAACAGCGTCAGCTTATCGGACGAATTAGCGAAACAGTGTGAACTTGAACTGGTTCGTCCCAACCCGACACCTCAACAAATGAGTTATGCCCTTGCCTTGCCGGAAGATGCTGATCCGGATCACACACTCGGACAATTATTTACCCAGAGTATTCGTTTTCATTGTTCGGTAAATCAACAGTTAACGCCCGGGAAAGCATCCAAGGAGGTCAGAAAATGA
- a CDS encoding nickel/cobalt transporter translates to MMQHSSSGSAKQKRLQWVALTSLIVVMLACHQLWQAWPTLVLKSIEWQRIVNNQLADLLYDARENPLVSGGYLAGFSFLYGILHALGPGHGKVIVTTYLATQPAKAKASLVLTFVSALCQAMVAVALVSVLLWGLSASTQDINRHALNLMTLSSGLIIVLGVMICWRVFRSLLFKKAPRKAACDSHHQEHDHSCGCGHQHVVSPEAINQASSLREYIGVILSIGLRPCTGAIMVLFFANMVGLYWMGVVSALLMSMGTAITTSALALMTLSGKKIVRRYLSSKQSHQQRRWQWAGYGLQLLGGSILILLGLLLINSQSTGLSPMLMT, encoded by the coding sequence ATGATGCAACACTCTTCTTCGGGCAGTGCCAAACAGAAAAGGCTTCAATGGGTCGCTTTAACAAGTCTGATCGTAGTCATGCTGGCCTGTCATCAATTGTGGCAGGCATGGCCCACGCTGGTGTTAAAAAGTATCGAATGGCAACGCATCGTCAATAATCAGCTGGCTGACCTGCTGTATGATGCCAGGGAAAATCCGCTGGTTTCAGGTGGCTACCTGGCAGGCTTCAGCTTTTTGTATGGCATTCTTCATGCACTGGGGCCCGGGCACGGCAAAGTAATCGTGACCACTTATCTGGCAACTCAACCAGCCAAAGCAAAGGCAAGTCTTGTTCTTACCTTTGTTTCAGCGTTGTGTCAGGCCATGGTGGCTGTTGCACTGGTCAGTGTTCTGTTGTGGGGTTTGAGCGCCTCCACTCAGGATATTAACCGACATGCGCTGAATTTGATGACGTTGAGCAGTGGTTTGATTATTGTCCTTGGCGTCATGATCTGCTGGCGGGTATTCAGATCACTGCTCTTCAAAAAAGCCCCCCGAAAAGCAGCATGCGACAGCCACCATCAGGAGCATGATCACTCATGTGGCTGTGGGCATCAGCATGTAGTGTCACCGGAAGCCATTAATCAAGCCTCCTCATTGCGTGAATATATTGGTGTGATTTTGAGCATCGGCTTACGTCCCTGCACCGGTGCGATCATGGTGCTCTTCTTTGCAAACATGGTTGGGCTTTACTGGATGGGAGTCGTCAGTGCCCTGTTAATGTCTATGGGTACTGCTATCACCACATCGGCTCTGGCACTGATGACGTTATCAGGCAAAAAGATTGTTCGTCGTTACCTGTCATCAAAACAGTCACACCAACAACGACGCTGGCAGTGGGCAGGATACGGTTTACAACTGCTGGGTGGCTCTATTCTGATTCTGTTGGGTTTGCTGTTGATCAACTCTCAAAGCACAGGCCTGTCACCTATGTTGATGACGTGA
- a CDS encoding CobW family GTP-binding protein translates to MDKKIPVTLITGFLGAGKTTAILHLLKQKPEHETWGVLVNEFGEIGIDGAMMKGKGAVVREVPGGCMCCVAGLPMQIGLNMLIARSKPDRILVEPTGLGHPKQILETLTGKYYKDILELKASICLLDPRNLQDDRYLENENFTSQVAIADVLVANKTDLCTEEDRQRFEDFCPQEAKSAWVSQGALDVEWLSLPRKSHEISASSAHPHHHDMPDTASLVLEPGQRFVRKENKGQGHVSCGWLFSGSTEFSFHALFQMCNGLNADRFKAVVKTDTGPKAFNAQNGLVSVLELDECDDSRIEIINDKPLPWDEVEQFLLDNLSK, encoded by the coding sequence ATGGATAAGAAAATACCCGTCACTCTCATTACCGGCTTTCTTGGAGCAGGTAAAACCACTGCAATTCTGCATCTTCTGAAACAAAAGCCTGAGCATGAGACCTGGGGGGTTCTGGTCAATGAGTTTGGCGAAATTGGTATTGATGGTGCCATGATGAAGGGCAAGGGTGCGGTTGTACGGGAAGTTCCCGGTGGCTGCATGTGTTGCGTTGCCGGCCTGCCCATGCAGATTGGCTTGAATATGCTGATTGCCCGAAGCAAACCCGACCGCATTCTGGTAGAACCCACCGGTCTTGGTCATCCAAAACAGATTCTGGAAACCTTAACCGGAAAATACTACAAGGATATTCTTGAACTGAAGGCCAGCATCTGCCTGCTTGATCCGAGAAACCTTCAAGACGATCGCTATCTGGAAAACGAAAACTTCACAAGTCAGGTTGCCATCGCTGATGTGCTGGTTGCCAATAAAACCGACCTCTGCACTGAAGAAGACCGGCAGCGATTCGAAGATTTCTGCCCTCAGGAAGCAAAGTCTGCCTGGGTCAGTCAGGGAGCCCTTGATGTAGAGTGGCTGAGCTTGCCGAGAAAATCCCATGAAATCAGTGCGTCCAGTGCTCACCCTCATCACCACGACATGCCAGATACAGCCTCTCTGGTTCTCGAACCCGGACAACGTTTTGTTCGTAAGGAAAACAAAGGGCAGGGACATGTCAGCTGTGGCTGGCTATTCAGCGGAAGCACTGAATTTTCTTTTCATGCTCTGTTCCAAATGTGTAATGGTTTGAATGCCGATAGATTCAAAGCCGTGGTGAAAACCGATACCGGACCAAAAGCGTTTAATGCCCAGAATGGTTTGGTGTCGGTTTTGGAGCTGGATGAATGTGATGACAGTCGTATTGAAATCATCAATGACAAACCCTTGCCGTGGGACGAGGTAGAGCAGTTTTTACTGGATAATTTGTCTAAATGA